A section of the Diabrotica virgifera virgifera chromosome 8, PGI_DIABVI_V3a genome encodes:
- the LOC126890799 gene encoding polyglutamylase complex subunit TTLL1, producing the protein MTTASSYVNIFKFRLSLKNYIKMKVAFCTDLDKSVVLANCEKRNWIQVGPDDEWNIYWAGTLTCRSLFSVDSGYRMNDNQIINHFPNHYEISRKDLLVKNIKRYRRDLEKDCNPLAERSESKYLYLDFIPVTFVLPADYNMFVEEYRKAPQSTWIMKPCGRSQGAGIFLINKLSKLKRWSRESKTPFQQQIGKESYVISKYIDNPLLIGGKKFDLRLYVLVTSFRPLKAYQFRLGFCRFCTVKYDSSVAELDNMYIHLTNVSVQKHGGEYNSLHGGKLSVQNLRLHLESTKGKKITEKLFDQISWLIIHSLKAIAPVIATDRHCFECYGYDIIIDNNLKPWLIEVNASPSLTSTTANDRILKHKLLDNIFNIVIPPSGMPDVRWNKIPSPQALGDFELLIDEDMVGQSEAGGDMNIKTNKWR; encoded by the coding sequence ATGACAACCGCGTCAAGTTATGTCAATATTTTCAAATTTAGGTTATCGCTTAAAAATTACATCAAAATGAAAGTAGCTTTTTGTACGGATTTGGACAAAAGTGTAGTACTGGCCAATTGCGAAAAACGAAACTGGATTCAAGTGGGGCCGGACGACGAATGGAACATTTATTGGGCCGGGACTCTCACCTGCAGGAGCCTTTTCAGCGTCGACAGTGGCTACAGGATGAACGACAATCAAATAATCAACCATTTCCCAAATCACTATGAAATTTCCCGAAAGGATTTGTTAGTGAAAAATATCAAACGGTATCGACGAGACCTAGAAAAAGATTGCAATCCTTTAGCAGAAAGAAGTGAGTCAAAATATCTGTATTTAGACTTTATACCAGTCACTTTTGTGTTACCGGCTGACTACAATATGTTCGTCGAGGAGTACCGCAAGGCTCCACAGAGCACCTGGATTATGAAACCGTGCGGTAGATCGCAAGGAGCTGGTATATTTCTGATCAATAAACTATCTAAATTAAAACGGTGGTCTAGAGAGTCAAAAACTCCGTTTCAACAACAAATTGGCAAAGAAAGTTATGTTATTTCTAAATATATCGATAATCCTCTATTGATTGGCGGGAAAAAATTTGATTTAAGACTCTACGTTCTAGTCACTTCTTTCAGACCTCTGAAGGCATATCAATTTCGGTTAGGATTTTGCAGGTTTTGTACTGTAAAGTATGACTCAAGTGTGGCGGAATTAGACAACATGTATATCCATCTAACGAACGTTTCTGTCCAAAAACACGGAGGTGAATACAATTCTCTACACGGCGGAAAattgagtgttcaaaatttacgcTTGCATCTGGAAAGCACGAAAGGTAAAAAAATTACGGAAAAACTATTCGACCAAATCAGCTGGTTGATCATTCACTCGCTCAAGGCTATAGCTCCTGTTATCGCTACAGATCGTCATTGCTTCGAATGCTACGGATATGACATCATCATCGATAACAACCTTAAACCATGGCTCATCGAGGTCAATGCTTCACCTTCACTTACGTCCACAACTGCCAACGACAGGATTCTCAAACACAAGCTTCTGGACAATATCTTCAATATCGTCATACCACCTTCTGGCATGCCTGATGTGCGATGGAACAAGATCCCTTCGCCACAAGCTCTGGGTGATTTTGAACTTCTCATTGATGAAGATATGGTTGGCCAAAGTGAAGCTGGTGGTGATATGAACATTAAAACGAACAAGTGGAGATAA